In the Colletotrichum higginsianum IMI 349063 chromosome 7 map unlocalized unitig_7, whole genome shotgun sequence genome, one interval contains:
- a CDS encoding HPP family protein — MLHCNPREWNFDIDRLLNPFIPPPPWHHLPYPIAHFFGHRRSKPSNVGNLVPIFWACIGVFCGVAVVAIVSRQIPVFKEHGAPIIVGSFGAAAVLEFYSIESPLAQPRNSVFGQLLAAVIGVAICKLLQLSPHFESIRWLGGALSCALATTVMALTKTVHPPAGATALLAVVDDGVVRLGWILVPIVLLGCVLMLVVALVINNIQRRFPQYWWSPEDVRLHRAPWRRRADNDNKDVESKGGGDGSSDEAEARSRSESTVREDAVLIMRPGEVIVPETMFITPEEKMFLEELSNRL; from the exons ATGTTGCATTGCAACCCAAGGGAATGGAACTTCGACATTGATCGGTTGCTGAACCCCTTCATCCCGCCTCCGCCATGGCACCACCTCCCCTACCCCATCGCCCACTTCTTCGGCCACCGCAGGTCTAAGCCCAGCAACGTCGGCAACCTCGTTCCCATCTTCTGGGCCTGCATCGGCGTCTTCtgcggcgtcgccgtcgtcgccatcgtctcgCGTCAGATTCCCGTCTTCAAGGAGCACGGCGCGCCCATCATAGTGGGCAGTTTT gGCGCAGCCGCCGTCTTAGAGTTCTACTCTATCGAGTCCCCCCTCGCCCAGCCCCGCAACTCAGTCttcggccagctcctcgccgccgtcattgGCGTCGCCATCTGCAAACTGCTCCAGCTGAGCCCGCACTTCGAGTCCATCCGctggctcggcggcgccctgtCGTGCGCCCTGGCCACCACCGTCATGGCCCTGACCAAGACCGTCCAcccgcccgccggcgccaccgcgctgctggccgtcgtcgacgacggcgtcgtccgcCTGGGATGGATCCTGGTCCCCATCGTCCTGCTCGGCTGCGTTCTcatgctcgtcgtcgccctcgtcatcaacaacatccaGCGCCGCTTCCCGCAGTACTGGTGGTCGCCCGAGGACGTCCGCCTGCACCGCGCGCcctggcgccggcgggccgACAATGATAACAAGGACGTGGAAAGtaaaggaggaggggacggcagctccgacgaggccgaggcccggAGCCGGAGCGAATCGACGGTGAGGGAGGATGCCGTGTTGATCATGAGGCCCGGGGAGGTGATTGTTCCAGAAACCATGTTCATCAcgcccgaggagaagatgtTCTTGGAAGAACTGAGTAATCGACTATGA
- a CDS encoding MIP family channel protein, with translation MSGQQTGHLKAPEGEPSPVSPATAVDPNAFSDEDNQTQSPRFVSHSQQPSRGGSRSVRRNNTNTGRGGRESVDDNNPPPTGVSVKSNRPLREGGARFGDYDDESDTDRYWDSNDRHPDYSGGRAPRTRPPRAHLNRPQPYFNYDAQTEAKDYYEETRSYEPGDYGGRPPSRRMYDEEMAGYPRSGVAVRSTNGEQARIDWHNLSREEKAQVMRLPLTQWMNSDLKNHFVASLGELVGTTMFLFFAFAGTGVANIQSADSNSTGLLTSKLLYISIIFGFSLMVNVWIFFRISGGLFNPAVTLGMVLVKAIPPARAACLFVAQILGGMLASLIVRFLFPEKFNVRTSLSGGATLVQGVFIEAILTAELVFTIFMLAKEKHRATFIAPVGIGLTLFIAEMVGVQFTGGSLNPARSFGPCVITATFEDEHWIYWVGPCFGALIAVVFYKFIKTLEYEMANPGADGDPENDPTQNPAKLAELRLARSKSAKQG, from the exons ATGTCAGGCCAGCAGACAGGACACTTGAAAGCCCCTGAGGGTGAGCCCTCTCCCGTAtcaccagcaacagcagtCGACCCCAACGCCTTCTCGGACGAAGACAACCAGACGCAGTCCCCGAGATTCGTCTCGCACTCACAGCAACCCTCGAGAGGAGGCTCGCGATCAGTCCGCCGCAATAACACCAACACCGGCCGCGGAGGGAGGGAGTCCGTTGACGACAACAACCCTCCGCCCACTGGCGTCTCGGTCAAGTCCAACCGGCCCCTgagagaaggcggcgccCGCTTCGGAGACTACGACGACGAATCCGACACGGACCGGTACTGGGACAGTAACGACCGGCATCCGGACTACAGCGGCGGCCGAGCACCCCGTACACGGCCGCCCCGCGCGCACCTCAACCGGCCGCAACCCTACTTCAACTACGACGCGCAGACGGAGGCCAAGGACTACTACGAGGAGACGCGGTCCTACGAACCCGGCGACTACGGCGGCAGACCGCCCTCCCGCAGGATGtacgacgaggagatggcggGCTACCCGCGCAGCGGCGTGGCGGTCCGCAGCACCAACGGCGAACAGGCGCGCATCGACTGGCACAACCTGTCGcgggaggagaaggcgcaGGTGATGCGTCTGCCGCTGACGCAGTGGATGAACTCGGACCTCAAGAACCACTTCGTGGCCagcctcggcgagctcgtcggcacGACCAtgttcctcttcttcgccttcgccggcaccgggGTGGCCAACATCCAGTCGGCCGATAGCAACTCGACGGGCCTCCTCACGAGCAAGCTGCTCTACATCTCCATCATCTTCGGCTTCTCCCTCATGGTCAACGTCTGGATCTTCTTCCGCATCAGCGGCGGCCTCTTCAACCCGGCCGTGACGCTCGGCATGGTCCTCGTCAAGGCCAtcccgcccgcccgcgccgcgtGCCTGTTCGTGGCCCAGATCCTGGGCGGCATGCTCGCCTCGCTCATCGTGCGCTTCCTGTTCCCGGAGAAGTTCAACGTGCGCACGTCgctcagcggcggcgccacgCTGGTCCAGGGCGTCTTCATCGAGGCCATCCTGACGGCCGAGCTCGTCTTCACCATCTTCAtgctggccaaggagaagcacCGCGCCACCTTCATCGCccccgtcggcatcggcctgACCCTCTTCATCGCCGAGATGGTGGGCGTGCAGTTCACCGGCGGCTCGCTGAACCCGGCCCGAAGCTTCGGGCCCTGCGTCATCACGGCAACCTTTGAGGACGAACACTGGATCTATT GGGTCGGACCTTGCTTTGGTGCATTGATCGCTGTCGTCTTTTACAAGTTCATCAAGACGCTTGAGTACGAGATGGCCAACccgggcgccgacggcgacccggAGAATGACCCTACTCAGAACCCGGCCAAGCTGGCAGAGCTGCGTCTGGCTCGCTCCAAGTCTGCCAAGCAgggttga
- a CDS encoding Pectate lyase 2 translates to MKFSGFASWALLAAAVSAIPTSIVEEGHLLNKRAAITDAANIGYATQNGGTKGGVGGTTTTVTNLAQLSAAANASGPGIVIIQGNIVGKAKVQVGSDKTIVGKTGSSLEGIGLTILGQKNVIIRNVKISKVEAAYGDAITIQLSKNVWVDHCDLSATRDGDKDFYDGLTDLSHAADWVTISHTYFHDHSKGSLVGHSDNNAAEDTGTLRVTYANNHFFNVRSRGPLLRFGTAHVYNQYYNTMDTGLNTRMGAQALIQSSVFENVGKKAIFSESSKETGYAVAIDVVLGGQSANTAPVGKLTASSPPYSYSLLGSANVKAAVTKEAGQTLGF, encoded by the exons ATGAAGTTCTCCGGTTTCGCGTCTTGGGCCTTGCTGGCGGCCGCTGTCTCGGCCATTCCCACCTCCAttgtcgaggagggccaCCTCTTGAACAAAAGAGCAGCCATCACGGATGCCGCCAACATAGGCTACGCGACCCAGAACGGCGG AACCAAGGGCGGTGTTGGCGGTACCACTACGACCGTCACGAATCTCGCTCAGTtgtctgctgctgccaacGCGTCCGGCCCTGGAatcgtcatcatccaggGCAACATTgtcggcaaggccaaggtgCAGGTTGGTTCTGACAAGACCATTGTCGGGAAAACAGGCAGCT CGCTTGAAGGCATCGGCCTCACCATCTTGGGACAAAAGAACGTCATCATCCGTAACGTCAAGATCAGCAAGGTCGAGGCGGCCTACGGCGATGCCATCACCATCCAGCTGTCCAAGAACGTCTGGGTCGACCACTGTGACCTGTCCGCCacccgcgacggcgacaaggacTTCTACGACGGCCTGACCGACCTCTCCCACGCCGCCGACTGGGTCACCATCTCCCACACCTACTTCCACGACCACTCCAAAGGCTCCCTCGTCGGCCACTCGGACAACAACGCAGCCGAGGACACGGGCACCCTGCGCGTCACTTATGCCAACAACCACTTCTTCAACGTCCGCAGCCGCGGCCCGCTGCTGCGCTTCGGCACCGCCCACGTCTACAACCAGTACTACAACACCATGGACACTGGTCTGAACACCCGCATGGGCGCCCAGGCTCTCATCCAGAGCTCCGTCTTTGAGAATGTCGGCAAGAAGGCTATCTTCAGCGAGTCGAGCAAGGAGACCGG TTACGCCGTTGCCATCGATGTtgttctcggcggccagaGCGCGAACACCGCGCCCGTAGGCAAGCTCACGGCCAGCAGCCCCCCTTACAGCTACTCCCTTTTGGGATCTGCCAACGTCAAGGCGGCGGTGACAAAGGAGGCGGGACAAACGCTTGGGTTCTGA
- a CDS encoding C6 transcription factor, translating into MAMESTVLYDALVALASGHLSLSNESYRLSALEAHSTAITNLATALGAPQKQITWYETKAAACLAFVIGEVCVGDDSGWSTHLNGAKLLIRSAEVVTTSGVVLRGPEVFRRSSEGQWILRNFAYHDIIGSITLRRRPLLDCTYLDGITDVVDTYLGVATDLLRHVATLSSLDEETKLGPDLTVDEIVERKSAFHTTCAKVEQELQVWQCRVDASPELAALAHAFRSAVLIVLYRLIRNRLTCEEHDEEETDVATGWDILPTKIRTQVSNILRHVSGIPIGSHSESAILFPLFLAGGEATEAKHMDEVRIRLKMTLQKRRFLNIARSLEILEELWQRRKTPDGVRLDWTDILDETREHLLLT; encoded by the coding sequence ATGGCCATGGAGTCAACGGTGCTTTATGACGCACTGGTAGCGTTGGCCTCGGGACATTTGTCACTCTCGAATGAGTCGTACAGGCTCTCAGCGCTGGAAGCTCACTCGACAGCCATCACTAATCTTGCAACGGCGCTCGGCGCCCCCCAGAAACAGATCACATGGTACGAGACAAAGGCAGCAGCATGTCTCGCCTTCGTCATCGGAGAAGTCTGCGTGGGCGATGATTCCGGATGGTCTACTCACCTCAACGGAGCCAAGCTTTTGATCAGGTCCGCTGAGGTGGTTACGACCTCCGGTGTCGTGTTGCGTGGCCCAGAGGTCTTCAGGAGAAGTTCCGAGGGGCAGTGGATACTCCGGAACTTTGCATATCACGACATAATCGGCAGCATCACGTTGAGGAGGCGGCCTCTGCTCGACTGTACCTATCTGGACGGAATCACCGACGTGGTGGATACCTATCTGGGGGTCGCTACGGACCTATTGCGCCATGTCGCCACTCTGAGCAGTCTTGATGAAGAGACGAAGCTCGGGCCAGACCTCACAGTCGATGAAATCGTGGAGAGGAAATCGGCTTTCCACACCACATGTGCCAAAGTCGAGCAAGAGCTGCAGGTGTGGCAGTGCCGAGTCGATGCTTCTCCGGAGCTCGCTGCCTTGGCGCACGCGTTTAGAAGCGCGGTCTTGATCGTGCTGTATCGGCTCATTCGAAATCGACTGACTTGCGAGGAGcatgacgaggaagagacAGACGTGGCGACGGGGTGGGACATACTGCCGACGAAGATACGCACGCAAGTTTCGAATATCTTGAGGCATGTCTCTGGCATCCCGATAGGGTCTCATTCCGAGTCGGCAATACTGTTCCCTCTTTTTCTCGCCGGTGGCGAGGCCACGGAGGCCAAACATATGGACGAGGTCCGCATTCGCCTGAAGATGACGCTACAAAAGAGACGATTTCTGAATATTGCGCGGTCCTTGGAAATTCTAGAGGAGTTGTGGCAAAGGAGAAAAACCCCGGATGGAGTTCGATTAGACTGGACTGACATCTTGGATGAGACTAGAGAGCACCTTTTGTTGACGTAG
- a CDS encoding Quinate permease yields MGGGTSLWASPEWKKDPKEIFNSRLLLLGITIDFAGCSYGFDQGNIGGIMTFPSFRTAFGFDTISQAEADTREGNIAAMLAAGGTAGALLAASLSDFLGRKKSVTSMAALFLVGCSMQEVPKLNVLYAGRLLAGVAIGATSMLAPQYLAENSPKSVRGSLTTSYNLMIILALALAFWTNYAVSLWSQEDLNDNKAWQLALGVQLIPGFFLFVSIWFVVETPRALISKGKHEQGLKNLCKLRGLPAEHPYVRQEYMEILAQAEAEQNKAKGYGYVVVVKEIFTNASNRRRLFLAVSLFIFHKATGTDSLNYFAPQIFAMIGVPKGSSSLLTTGVYGVVKLATTIIYVTVIVDRVGRRLPLMIGATIQATSMLYIGLFLRFSDVEPGSGTTPGGIVGIIMIYLYAFGWSFGHSVAPYVVAAEIFPSRIRSVCMSCCLFTNWIVNYGITTATPHMLSTMGYGTFLFFSLMTYAGVIFVFFCLPELKGRSIESMDDLFAHSLWTMFKRAYPTEDEKVRHDVQEKLHQEEEKGASHVAMIEDSGRRA; encoded by the exons ATGGGCGGGGGAACTTCACTTTGGGCTTCTCCCGAATGGAAGAAGGACCCGAAAGAGATTTTCAACTCGAGACTTCTCCTGCTGGGCATCACCATTGACTTTGCCGGATGCTCCTATGGCTTCGACCAGGGAAACATCGGAGGAATTATGACGTTCCCATCGTTTCGGACAGCCTTTGGGTTCGACACCATCAGCCAAGCGGAAGCAGACACAAGAG AGGGAAATATAGCTGCGATGT TGGCTGCTGGTGGAACCGCAGGGGCGTTGCTGGCAGCTTCTTTGTCCGACTTTCTCGGAAGGAAGAAGTCTGTCACTTCAATGGCGGCACTGTTCCTGGTAGGCTGTTCCATGCAAGAGGTTCCCAAGCTCAACGTTCTATACGCCGGGCGACTTCTGGCCGGAGTAGCCATTGGGGCAACTTCTATG CTCGCTCCTCAGTACCTAGCGGAAAATTCTCCGAAATCAGTCAGAGGCTCTCTCACCACATCTTACAACCTGATGATCATACTGGCGCTAGCTCTTGCCTTCTGGACAAACT ACGCGGTCAGTCTTTGGTCTCAGGAGGACCTCAACGACAACAAGGCTTGGCAGTTGGCTCTGGGCGTTCAGCTTATTCCTGGCTTCTTCCTGTTTGTGTCCATATGGT TTGTTGTCGAAACCCCCCGTGCCCTCATCTCGAAAGGAAAACACGAGCAAGGTTTGAAGAACCTTTGCAAGCTTAGGGGACTACCCGCGGAACATCCCTATGTCCGTCAAGAATACATGGAAATCCTGGCACAGGCTGAAGCCGAACAGAACAAGGCGAAGG GATATGGAtacgtcgttgtcgtcaaaGAAATTTTTACCAACGCAAGCAACCGCCGACGTCTCTTTCTCGCCGTATCGCTTTTTATCTTTCACAAGGCTACGGGTACAGATTCACTAAATTACTTCGCTCCAC AGATTTTTGCTATGATCGGAGTTCCCAAAGGCTCTAGTTCGCTTTTGACTACAGGGGTCTACGGTGTTGTCAAGTTGGCAACGACCATCATCTACGTCACTGTCATCGTCGATCGAGTTGGCCGGCGACTCCCTCTTATGATTGGTGCCACTATCCAGGCAACATCGATGCTATATATCGGTCTCTTTCTTCGCTTCTCCGACGTTGAGCCTGGTAGTGGAACTACTCCTGGCGGCATCGTGGGGATCATTAT GATCTATCTCTATGCCTTTGGCTGGTCTTTTGGCCATTCTGTAGCTCCTTATGTGGTTGCTGCTGAGATCTTTCCCTCTCGGATCCGATCCGTCTGCATGTCTTGCTGCCTCTTCACGAATTGGATCGTCAACTATGGCATCACCACTGCAACCCCCCACATGCTGTCGACAATGGGTTACGGCacctttcttttcttttcccttaTGACATACGCTGGCGTTATTTTCGTCTTCTTTTGCCTACCGGAGTTGAAGGGCCGCAGCATCGAGTCCATGGATGATTTATTTGCGCACTCACTCTGGACCATGTTCAAACGCGCGTACCCTACTGAAGATGAGAAAGTCAGGCATGATGTGCAGGAGAAGCTACAtcaagaggaagagaagggagcGTCACATGTGGCCATGATCGAGGATAGTGGGAGGCGAGCTTAA
- a CDS encoding glycosyl hydrolase produces MSPTLHSAAIPAATVQSHASNLLQLPDKTLLCAWFGGSQEGLPDISIWLSRQEPRSKGWSTPQKVSSDTNRSCQNPVLFRAPKTGDVWLFHTSQDAGNQDGAYIMARTSGDNGITWSEPRYPLEGVTGAFVRQPLVVLGDGTWVLPVFHCRSTPGQRWIGNNDISSVFFTRDDGQTWSESVVPESLGCVHMNIVPPSKGRSEYVAFFRSRWADNVYRSTSADGLNWASPKPTTLPNPNSGICAARLASGNVVVVFNRSAAEPDMARREGLYDDITPEDDRRPNQASVNGKHAIWGTPRKALTIAVSSNDGLGWKERVLEEGDGFCMTNNSIEKTNRELSYPSISVEEEGPVSVVHVAFTFHRQYIKYVRIDDVEGWVDRA; encoded by the coding sequence ATGTCCCCAACTCTCCACTCCGCTGCCATCCCTGCGGCAACCGTTCAGTCGCACGCCTCCAACCTTCTCCAACTCCCCGACAAGACCCTGCTTTGCGCCTGGTTCGGGGGCTCCCAGGAAGGTCTTCCGGACATCAGCATCTGGCTGTCTCGTCAAGAACCGCGTTCGAAGGGCTGGTCCACGCCGCAGAAAGTCTCCTCCGACACCAATCGCAGCTGCCAGAACCCCGTCCTCTTCCGGGCACCAAAGACAGGGGATGTTTGGCTGTTTCACACTTCGCAAGATGCCGGCAACCAAGACGGCGCGTACATCATGGCTCGCACATCAGGTGATAACGGCATAACCTGGTCAGAACCCCGATACCCCTTGGAGGGTGTCACTGGTGCGTTCGTACGTCAACCTCTTGTTGTCCTTGGCGATGGGACCTGGGTTCTTCCCGTCTTCCATTGCCGCTCGACACCGGGTCAGAGGTGGATTGGTAACAACGACATTTCCTCCGTCTTCTTTACCCGAGATGATGGCCAAACATGGTCAGAAAGCGTGGTGCCCGAAAGTCTCGGCTGCGTACATATGAACATTGTTCCACCGTCGAAAGGGAGGTCAGAGTATGTCGCCTTCTTCCGCAGTCGTTGGGCGGACAATGTTTACCGCTCAACCTCCGCCGACGGGCTGAACTGGGCCTCTCCCAAGCCGACCACGTTACCAAACCCCAACAGCGGTATATGTGCCGCCCGCTTGGCTTCAGGAAACGTCGTCGTTGTTTTCAATCGATCCGCGGCTGAGCCTGACATGGCAAGGAGGGAAGGCCTCTACGACGACATTACACCAGAAGACGACAGGCGCCCAAATCAAGCGTCCGTCAACGGCAAGCATGCCATTTGGGGAACCCCCCGGAAAGCATTGACCATTGCAGTTTCTAGTAACGACGGACTGGGCTGGAAAGAGAGAGTGCTGGAAGAAGGTGATGGGTTCTGTATGACGAACAACTCCATCGAGAAGACAAATCGAGAGTTGAGCTATCCGAGCATCtccgtcgaggaagagggtcCCGTATCAGTGGTACATGTTGCTTTCACATTCCACAGGCAGTACATCAAATACGTCCGTATAGACGATGTGGAGGGTTGGGTGGACAGAGCATAG
- a CDS encoding Dihydrodipicolinate synthase, which yields MTSSSIPPKSTPLPAGVYTPVVTIYKAGDPEQPVDHDAMYKQCQALVKAGMHGLVYSGTNGELCLLTSDERKAIVETAVRAVKDLGKPNYPIVAGISAQSTREAIINAKDAASAGANFALLLPPSYWPKALSGEAILGYFRDVADNSPIPIVIYNFPAVTSGVDLDSDQLAALASHPNIVAVKLTCGNVGKVTRLASQFKPEQFGVFGGSSDYLLPTLAAGGSGCVTGMGNIFPASTSALYDLCKAGKAEEAWKLQYAVANAEWACKKGIALTKFGAWHFLGREIGVADESSWEMRRPYLPLGDATKKWALETFAALEATEKQRSWGS from the coding sequence ATGACTTCCAGCTCAATCCCCCCAAAATCGACCCCTCTTCCGGCCGGGGTTTACACCCCAGTCGTCACCATCTACAAAGCTGGCGACCCCGAACAGCCCGTCGACCATGATGCCATGTACAAGCAGTGCCAGGCGCTGGTTAAGGCCGGCATGCATGGCCTCGTCTACTCGGGAACCAATGGTGAACTCTGTCTTCTCACCTCCGACGAGCGCAAAGCCATCGTCGAAACCGCCGTCCGGGCCGTCAAAGACCTCGGCAAGCCAAACTACCCgatcgtcgccggcatctCAGCGCAGTCGACGCGcgaggccatcatcaacgccaaAGACGCAGCATCCGCCGGCGCAAACTTTGCGCTTCTGTTGCCGCCCAGCTACTGGCCCAAGGCACTCTCCGGCGAGGCGATATTGGGCTATTTCCGCGACGTCGCTGACAACTCGCCCATCCCCATCGTCATCTACAACTTCCCCGCCGTGACATCCGGCGTAGATCTCGACTCGGACCAGCTTGCTGCCCTGGCGTCGCATCCCAACATTGTGGCTGTGAAGCTTACCTGCGGCAACGTGGGCAAGGTGACCCGGTTGGCGAGCCAGTTCAAGCCTGAGCAGTTCGGCGTCTTTGGCGGCAGCAGTGACTACCTACTGCCGACACTAGCTGCTGGAGGAAGTGGCTGCGTGACGGGGATGGGCAACATCTTCCCGGCTTCCACGTCGGCCTTGTATGATTTGTGTAAGGCCGGAAAGGCGGAAGAAGCCTGGAAACTCCAGTACGCCGTAGCAAACGCGGAATGGGCGTGCAAGAAAGGAATAGCCCTCACGAAATTCGGCGCCTGGCACTTCTTGGGCCGCGAGATTGGAGTTGCTGACGAGTCCTCTTGGGAGATGAGGAGGCCGTATCTGCCGTTGGGCGACGCCACGAAGAAGTGGGCTTTGGAGACGTTTGCGGCGCTTGAAGCCACCGAGAAGCAGAGATCATGGGGCAGCTAG
- a CDS encoding Cytochrome b2: MTTKTQEPERATISLTDLSKHNTKADCWIAVHSKVWDITDFINDHPGGPSVLLKCAGSNATKIFDEVHAPDILEELPDEKLVGVLQDATPDVPAASSQSGGTNGTTKASAETVQAASTSTQGQNAIPPLDSIIGAPDFEDVASKALTPKTWAFYSSAATDLITHKNNKELVRRIMIRPRILRNVSHIDMRTTILGFESSAPFFISPAAMAKLVHPDGELALSRGAANENIIQCISSNASYTLKSIVSAAPPTQPFFFQLYINSERHKTIEILRSARALGIKAVFVTVDAPVPGKREADERAAQAGTIRAAISGAESSKDKKGSGLGRLMAQYIDKSITWEDLSWIREASGVPIVLKGVQTADDVRLAVEYGVDGVLLSNHGGRSLDGSQASILVLLELREQCPEVFDKLEVYIDGGFERGSDILKAIALGATAVGVGRPFLYSLVYGQPGVEHLSQILKDELETSMRLCGITSLRQATPAMVNTLDVEYLVVSEDRARQKKPLGRPRSKL, encoded by the exons ATGACGACCAAGACTCAGGAACCGGAGCGAGCCACGATCAGCTTGACTGATCTCAGCAAGCACAACACCAAGGCGGATTGTTGGATAGCGGTGCACTCGAAAGTCTGGGATATCACTGACTTCATCAATGACCACCCAGGAGGTCCGTCGG TCCTTCTCAAGTGTGCCGGTTCAAATGCCACAAAGATCTTTGACGAGGTCCACGCACCAGACATCCTCGAGGAGCTTCCtgacgagaagctcgtcggGGTTTTGCAAGACGCCACTCCAGACGTTCCTGCAGCTTCATCACAGTCAGGTGGCACGAACGGCACAACAAAAGCATCTGCAGAGACTGTGCAAGCAGCATCCACGTCTACTCAAGGACAGAACGCCATACCGCCACTCGATTCCATAATCGGGGCGCCGGATTTCGAGGATGTCGCTTCCAAAGCACTCACGCCGAAGACTTGGGCTTTCTACTCTTCTGCAGCTACGGACCTCATAACGCacaagaacaacaaggaGCTTGTAAGACGTATCATGATCCGGCCGCGGATCCTGAGAAACGTTTCCCACATCGACATGAGGACGACTATCTTGGGTTTCGAGAGCTCGGCCCCTTTCTTCatctcgcccgccgccatggcgaaGCTGGTGCATCCTGACGGCGAGTTGGCCCTGAGTCGAGGAGCGGCAAATGAGAACATCATTCAATGT ATTTCGAGCAATGCATCCTACACTCTCAAGTCCATCGTCTCGGCTGCTCCGCCCACGcagcccttcttcttccagctTTACATCAACTCCGAACGCCACAAGACGATAGAGATTCTTCGTTCTGCCCGTGCTCTGGGTATTAAGGCCGTCTTTGTGACCGTGGACGCACCTGTCCCCGGCAAGCGGGAGGCGGATGAGCGTGCCGCCCAAGCAGGCACGATCCGAGCTGCCATCAGCGGCGCCGAAAGCAGCAAAGATAAGAAGGGCAGCGGTCTTGGACGTTTAATGGCTCAGTATATTGACAAGTCCATCACCTGGGAGGACCTCTCGTGGATCAGAGAAGCCAGCGGCGTTCCCATTGTGCTTAAAGGCGTTCAGACGGCGGATGACGTCAGGTTAGCAGTTGAGTATGGTGTGGATGGAGTACTTTTGAGCAACCACGGGGGTCGATCTCTGGATGG CTCGCAAGCCTCCATTCTTGTCCTGCTCGAACTTCGAGAGCAGTGTCCTGAGGTTTTCGACAAGCTAGAGGTTTACATCGACGGTGGCTTTGAGCGGGGGTCGGATATACTGAAGGCCATTGCACTTGGTGCCACAGCAGTCGGTGTGGGCAGGCCGTTCCTGTATTCTCTTGTTTACGGCCAGCCAGGCGTAGAGCATCTTTCACAGA TCCTTAAAGACGAGCTTGAAACCTCAATGAGGCTCTGCGGTATCACCAGCCTTAGGCAGGCAACTCCTGCAATGGTGAACACTCTGGATGTCGAGTACTTGGTGGTTTCGGAGGACCGAGCTAGACAAAAGAAGCCTTTGGGAAGACCACGGTCGAAGCTTTGA
- a CDS encoding NAD dependent epimerase/dehydratase yields MSNEILVTGAAGFVGQALISALVKANPSTTLVVTDVIEPPIPADVAGEGSRIHSLKADLTDPAAVSSLLSRQFAAVYLLHGLMSGGAEANLDLGLKVNLDSVRAVLDHLRKSYPGTTVIFTSSCAVYGPRQPVIESETVPKPKTSYGTEKLIVELLVEDYSRRGLIDGRIVRLPTVTVRPGAPSAAASSFASGIVRESLKGVKNILPVSRDLEIWVCSPATVVKNLVKVKDVPKEKFGDSRVVNLPGITVTVQEILDAVEKVGGKEALAQIEEKRDPAVLAIVNTWPARFDVSRAYSLGLEPDGPILEAVEAFSKTLEA; encoded by the coding sequence ATGTCCAACGAAATTCTCGTCACAGGCGCGGCTGGCTTCGTCGGCCAGGCTCTCATCAGCGCCCTCGTCAAAGCGAACCCGTCCACAACCCTTGTCGTCACGGATGTCATCGAGCCCCCGATCCCGGCCGACGTGGCGGGGGAGGGCAGCAGGATACACTCGCTCAAGGCCGACCTCACCGACCCGGCAGCCGTCAGCTCCTTGCTCTCGAGGCAGTTCGCGGCGGTGTACCTCCTGCACGGCCTCATGTCTGGCGGAGCTGAGGCGAACCTTGACCTGGGTCTCAAAGTCAACCTCGACTCGgtccgcgccgtcctcgaccatCTCCGCAAAAGCTACCCGGGGACGACCGTCATCTTCACCAGCTCGTGTGCGGTCTATGGCCCCCGCCAGCCCGTCATCGAGAGCGAGACGgtgccgaagccgaagacGTCGTACGGCACGGAGAAGCTCATCGTCGAGTTGTTAGTCGAAGATTATTCGCGTCGTGGGCTTATCGATGGCCGCATTGTCCGACTcccgacggtgacggtgaggCCCGGTGCACCATCCGCCGCGGCGTCCAGCTTCGCTTCCGGTATCGTCCGCGAGTCTCTCAAGGGCGTCAAGAACATCCTGCCCGTCAGCCGGGATCTCGAGATTTGGGTCTGCAGCCCCGCAACGGTGGTCAAGAACCTCGTCAAGGTCAAAGACGTCCCGAAAGAGAAGTTTGGGGACTCGAGAGTCGTCAACCTGCCCGGTATCACGGTGACGGTCCAGGAGATCCTCGACGCGGTAGAGAAagtcggcggcaaggaggcgctggcgcagattgaagagaagagggaccCGGCGGTTTTGGCCATTGTCAACACGTGGCCAGCCCGGTTTGATGTTAGTAGAGCCTACAGTCTGGGTTTGGAACCGGATGGGCCGATTCTGGAGGCTGTTGAGGCGTTTTCGAAGACATTGGAGGCGTAA